GTTTCTGAAGTGGAATAGGGGTATCTCAGCTGAAAAGGTATAGGTAGCAAACTGTGTTATCACTATAATCGTCTAGTTTTTATACCTCAGTATATTCGTTATGCATAGGAGTGTGGTGCTTTTTGATAGAAATTGATGGTATATCGAAGTCATTTGGTTCTTTAAAAGCCTTAGATAGAGTCTCATTCTCTGTTAAGAATGGAGAGATAGTTGGATATGTGGGTCTCAATGGTGCTGGAAAAACAACTACCATAAGGATATGCATAGGTGTTCTTAATCCTGACTCAGGTGATGTAAAGATAAATGGATATTCTATTACCTATGAGAAGAGAATTGCTTCTAGATATATTGGATGGGTTCCTGAGCTACCTATATTTGAGCTAGATGAAAAAGCCCTCAACTATTTTGTGTATCTAGCAGGTTACTACGGTATATCGTATACAGAAGCTAGATCCCTAGGTAGGAAACTTCTTGAAGAAGTAGGTCTAGGGAATGCATTAAACATGAAGTTAAAGAATTTTTCACTAGGAATGAAGAAAAGATTCGCATTAGCTGTATCGATGATCAATAACCCAAGCAACTTTCTATTTGATGAAGTGCTTAACGGTCTAGATCCCCAGGGAATAGCTTTTTTCAGAGAGCTTACTAAGAGATTCAAGAAAGAGAATAGAGCTGTTCTATTCTCATCACATATACTTAAAGAAGTTGAAGATATAGCGGATAAGGTTGTGTTCATACATAGAGGTAGGATCGTGAAGATAATGACCATAGACGAGATAAAGAGTATGGCGAAACCTAAATTCATTATCAAGATACCGAGTATTGATGAAAGAGCTATAGATATCCTCAAGAAATATGGAGACATAATTAATATAGATAGAGATACCATACATATAGAGAACATTTCTAGAGATATTTCAGAAATTGTTGAAGATCTTGTAAAGAAAGGTTATAGAGTTGAAGAATTCAAAAAAGAGGAAGCAAGTCTTGAAGATGTGTTCTTCAAAATCATAGGTGAAGCAAAATGAAGATACCTATACTCTATGACTTTAAGAGATCTTTTCTAAGAATATCAACAATAATTATCCTTGTGGTAGCCATAGCTCTAGGGATATCTCTATCTTATCTTACCTACATAATGCTTCTACGGACTCAATTAATCAATAGTGTAGCTCTGCACATCGAGAAAGACGGGGAATGCACAATCATAGGAACAATATTTGATAGAAAAGGAACATTAATAGATGGTGAAATAAACATTATTAGAAACGGTATGACTATCTATAGCACGAGTTCTAGAAAAGGTGTATACATGGCTACTGGTTCTCAATTATGTGGAGAAACTCCTGATTCTATAGAGATTAGAACTAATGTAATGAATTTCAATATAACGAGATACCGAGGAGAAAGAATATACCATCTCTACATATCTTTGTCAGGAATAGAGGAGAGATGGAAAGGAATTGAATTTCCTGAAGATACATTCTTTACTGTTTATGGTTCTCCAGATGCATGGATTTTTGTCAATGATACTATTGCTGTCTTTAAATTATTTACCATCAGCAGAAGAACAGGTCATTCAATTCTAATTGTATTGAGCGCAAATATTTCTTCCATAGATCTTAAACCAGATCTACTACTATACTACTCTACATATAGAGCTTTCTTATCAAGTGAAGATAGTTTTAAGAATCTATCTACGAGTTATAGAACTCTAGAGATCAAAAATATTGTTGAGGTCTACCATATTGATCTAGATCCATACAACGATACAATGATTCTAAGTCTTGAGAAAGAAGGTGCGATAGGTATGAACACTATATCGTATGGTGGAATTAGTTTTGAACAAATGTATATCGAGATGGCTTTAGGATCTGGAGGAATGAATATACTCGTAGCGTTTTTCCCGATAGTCATGATATACCTAGTCAATACACTTTTCGCTAAACCTAAAGAAAGTGGTGCACTAGAATTCATATTGGCTAGACCTGTAACTAGATTCGATATATACTTACTAAGATATTTATCTGGTGTACTAACAGCTTTATCATCAGCAACTCTATATGTTGTTTCTATAGCAGTATCTTCTGCAATTATTTTTGGAATAACTCTTGATATAACTAGCTACATAGTCTTAGCACTAGGTTTATCAGCGTCATTCATAATGTTCTATACATTATGTTATACATTAGCATCAGTAACACGTGGCAAAACCTATTTAGCTACAGCATTAGCTCTATACATACTTTTCGCATTTCTCTGGACTTTTATACAATTTGCAATTGCTTTAGCACTAAATATACCGTTAATTGGTAAAGAGTTTACAGAATTTAGTCACAGACTTAACCACATCAATCCCATAAACTATATAGATGTGGTCCAATACTTCATAAAATTGAAATACGATCTAACTCAAGAAATCTCTGTAGCTAATCCATACATATCTATTGCTGTACCTATAGCATGGATTACAGTACTCTTTATC
This genomic interval from Ignisphaera sp. contains the following:
- a CDS encoding ABC transporter ATP-binding protein; its protein translation is MIEIDGISKSFGSLKALDRVSFSVKNGEIVGYVGLNGAGKTTTIRICIGVLNPDSGDVKINGYSITYEKRIASRYIGWVPELPIFELDEKALNYFVYLAGYYGISYTEARSLGRKLLEEVGLGNALNMKLKNFSLGMKKRFALAVSMINNPSNFLFDEVLNGLDPQGIAFFRELTKRFKKENRAVLFSSHILKEVEDIADKVVFIHRGRIVKIMTIDEIKSMAKPKFIIKIPSIDERAIDILKKYGDIINIDRDTIHIENISRDISEIVEDLVKKGYRVEEFKKEEASLEDVFFKIIGEAK
- a CDS encoding ABC transporter permease subunit, with product MKIPILYDFKRSFLRISTIIILVVAIALGISLSYLTYIMLLRTQLINSVALHIEKDGECTIIGTIFDRKGTLIDGEINIIRNGMTIYSTSSRKGVYMATGSQLCGETPDSIEIRTNVMNFNITRYRGERIYHLYISLSGIEERWKGIEFPEDTFFTVYGSPDAWIFVNDTIAVFKLFTISRRTGHSILIVLSANISSIDLKPDLLLYYSTYRAFLSSEDSFKNLSTSYRTLEIKNIVEVYHIDLDPYNDTMILSLEKEGAIGMNTISYGGISFEQMYIEMALGSGGMNILVAFFPIVMIYLVNTLFAKPKESGALEFILARPVTRFDIYLLRYLSGVLTALSSATLYVVSIAVSSAIIFGITLDITSYIVLALGLSASFIMFYTLCYTLASVTRGKTYLATALALYILFAFLWTFIQFAIALALNIPLIGKEFTEFSHRLNHINPINYIDVVQYFIKLKYDLTQEISVANPYISIAVPIAWITVLFIIGYKIFKKIDL